The Bombus affinis isolate iyBomAffi1 chromosome 15, iyBomAffi1.2, whole genome shotgun sequence DNA segment CATTACTTAAAAATTACTTACCAACACATGTTCGTATACGAGTCCGGCCCATCCTAAGTGTTCTTCTGTTAAGTCGTCAAAGGAATTCATAGCTGTTCCACCACAGGCCAGTGCTAAACGTTCCATATTTCTACGTTTTGCTCTGCGCAAAGCCAAAATATTTTCCCGGGCAAGCATATCCAAGGATGGTGGGTCAATGCCTTTCTGATTTATGACGACGAACGATTTGTCCGTTCCGtcacataattttttttttagttcGATTATTTTTCTTACCCGATTATCGATAAATTCACGTTCTGCAGCTACCAATTTCTCGCGCTCTTCAGCAGTTTTGTAAAAAAACCCACTATTCACCTtcataataaatacaatttcattatttaaaggagcgaaatatttatattttacagaAATGATTGATTCTTTTCCTAAATTACTTCATTTACCTCACTCTTTTCATATTCCAAACTAACATTGCAAGTTAGTATGTAAGCATTTTCTACTCTCTTAGGCATATCTGGATGTCTAGATCCATGGTCAGTTACAATACCACGAACTAAGTTAGTATCTGCTGCAGTTCTATGCTGCATTTCCATTAATTCAACCATATGGAGATCAATTTCTTGATCTTTCTGTCTAATAGTCAAAATTGCATCCACACAAACTTCTGTTAGTTTGTCTGCTACAGTAGGATGGACTTTAGTTCTAAGCGATGTTCTAGCAATGCTCATTAGATTTTCCTTTGTGGGCTCAATCAGAATCTTCAAGGAGTCTAATACTTCCAAAGTTTTCACTCTAGCCAGTTCAAAACCTTCTGTGAGCATTCTAGGATGAAGACCCTCGGATATATAAATATCAGCTTGTTTTAGAAGCTCTCCAATGACTAATACTGTGCTAGTTGTGCCATCCCCGGTAATATCGTCTTGAGCAGTGGATGCTCTAGCAATCAGAGATGCTGTTGGATGTTGAATTTGCATTTCATGCAATAATACATTTCCATCTTTTGTGATTTTAATATCACCTGCTCCAGACACCAACCTTGAAAAATTTTGTATTATTGAATTTCAAAAATTGATTTGGTGATCAATTGTATATATAAAGAATTGAGTTATTAATTTCCATAATTGAGTTTCCAGATTGTTATTTCTCTAGTAAgataataaaatagtataagTCAAAATTATTAGTTTTGCAGAAAAGcatatataatattcaaaatgcAATGTAAAATTAGGTATTAGACTTTGGATATATTATTAGCAGCTTAGTTAGAAAAATGGGTAAGAAGTGAAATTGATTTATGCTATTAGAACTATAAGCAAAAACAGTAATAtagaaaatgtagaaaatattaGATCATTCTGTCGATTATAATTTGACTTATACTCCTTTTCTTGTCCACCAGAGATTTCACGGAAATATCGATCTTACCTAATAAGGATAATATACTTAACTGTAATGTTTTAATGTAACAAGCAAATAGTAGtggaaaatatgaaatataaaatagttttCGTAATTTTATATCTCATACTTTTAATACTTcactttaatttattaaataaatgataaattgtTAAATCAGCACGTGAGAATAAGAATACATACATCTTCATGGTGCCTTTCGGCCCAAGATTCGTTCTCATCACATCCTGAATTCCTTTTGCGGCTGATATATTGACAGCTAAAGCCTGAGCAGCTCTAGCAAACTCAGCTTTGGGATTTAACAAACTAATCGCTGCCATTTCACTAGATAATAATCAAAATTTGCGAAATAATAAACGTGTCGTCTCAGCATGCAAGCTTCTATCAATGGCTTCAACTGTCTGAATAATACAGTATGTCAAGTAGCCGATGTTCAGATTCAACAATATAGGGATTTTCATTTTATAACTTCCGAAAAAAATGTAAATCTTTtccataaattttttaattctctttaAAAATTGCAAGTTCATTCAAAAATCGATTAAAAAATGCTCAAAGCTATTAAATTTAAGAATATGTCTAATTCATTGATATTTAAATACCGTTCTTTATTTAATGTTAAGTTGGTCTAGAACAATCTAAGAATGACACAAAaatttacttaaattcatatatttacataaggattttccttttttcc contains these protein-coding regions:
- the LOC126924800 gene encoding T-complex protein 1 subunit zeta; translated protein: MAAISLLNPKAEFARAAQALAVNISAAKGIQDVMRTNLGPKGTMKMLVSGAGDIKITKDGNVLLHEMQIQHPTASLIARASTAQDDITGDGTTSTVLVIGELLKQADIYISEGLHPRMLTEGFELARVKTLEVLDSLKILIEPTKENLMSIARTSLRTKVHPTVADKLTEVCVDAILTIRQKDQEIDLHMVELMEMQHRTAADTNLVRGIVTDHGSRHPDMPKRVENAYILTCNVSLEYEKSEVNSGFFYKTAEEREKLVAAEREFIDNRVRKIIELKKKLCDGTDKSFVVINQKGIDPPSLDMLARENILALRRAKRRNMERLALACGGTAMNSFDDLTEEHLGWAGLVYEHVLGETKYTFIEECKKPNSVTILLKGPNKYTLEQLKDAVRDGLRAIKNAIDDRAVIPGAGAFEVAASQILHQYKEKVKGKQRLGVQAYAEALLVIPKTLAVNSGFDAQDTIVKLLEERSTLGEAVGLDISSGEALKPTDAGIYDNYNVKKQIINSCTIIASNLLLVDEIMRAGLSSLKG